The stretch of DNA GCTGTCATGCTGTCTCGAAGATAACTCCAGAGTATCTTGTAATTTCTAATGTTAATTGTAAGTGTTTAACATAGAAGCAGTTCCTCCTCCCAGCAACATTACATTTAGTTGATTTCCATCACTCTCCCTTCTTTAGTGctggaaagagggagaaagagcaCCACTCTGTTTATTCCCTCAGTACCGTTACTCTTCTGTTAAATGCTGCAAATGgcatttttgcagttttctgctgtctttttaCCTTCTTGTAATGTGGGTGAGAAGTTAAGAGTTACAGTCACAGAAAGCTGTGGTACAGCTGTGGAGGCACAGACATTCCTGGTCCTGTTAAACTGCGGTTGTAGCCTTCTTTCAAGCCTGAGCTGCAGTAAAGTAGTAGATAAGAAACCATGATGGTAAGATGAAAACACAAGATCCAAACAGCATTTTGAACTGTCTCGCTCCTTGGTGTGTTTCTCATCTGCTGTGACTGACTGCTAAAATCTCTATTCTGTCTCCTCACAGCTGTGAAACAGGATTTAAGGATGGAGACCTCTTCATGTCCTTCAGGAGTATGTTCCAGGATGTCAGAGATGCTGTTGACTGGGTTCATTACAAGGTGACTGCAAGAACTCCGTGGGATGTGTATGGTTGTAACTGGGTTGGAGGGGCTGGTTTGGAACTCCTGAGTTCAGATGttctctgcctgctgtgggCAAGGGCCCTGCTTGGCCGCCTAGTGAGCAAATAATAGATTGCAATTGTATGGGAGTAAGTCAAGATCTCAACTGCCCTCCTAGTATGGGAACATATCTGGTTTGGCTTCCTATTCCTTTTTATTGTGCctagatttcatttttgtgctgtAATTCATGAGTTTTAAAGTGTGATGCCACGAGGGTATTTGCACTTCAAGTCCACAACTTGTATATTGTCCTAATAATTAAAGCAGTATTCTACTGCAAATTGTTTACGTTGGCACCATCCTACATTGTCTAAAAAGTACTGGCATTAAAGAGAGAAATAGATCAGCTGTTCTCTAATTAGAGAGAAGCATTTCAACTTCCGCACACATTTGTGCACAAATTTAGAATATAATTTTGTGAGCATTAACATATGGTTAAAGACCTGATTTTCTTATTCCCTCTCATTCAAGCAGTCTGTTGGGTGGGATGGAGAACCATCACAGGAGAACTCTGCTCACAGTTGTACTTGTGGTGGTCCTTTTACCCATGCAGAAGTCAGgaatctatttttctttccttatgcAGTGTTGTGTGATACATGTTGGAGTTGGCCTTTGACTAAAGCATTATGGTCAGTGTTGGAGACAGGTCGTTTACTGTCTTTTTTGGTATGGCAaatctattttctgtttgtttctattGTATTCCCTTCTGAAAGGGTTAAAATGCTGTTGAAGTGGATTATTTACCATGGTGAGGGAATCGATGGATCACAGAGTTTGTGATGGTCCCTGCTACTCAAAGCCTCTCATCTCTAGAGTCACTGGTTCAGATTCGCCCTGGTTTGTACtttcacagcattttaaagTGTGAAAGTTGGCATTACTTTGTTGTCTCTTACATCATAAGTTTCCGTGACCTCACTGGGTTCTGTTGTTTCTATTTCAGGGATCGCTTAAGGAAAAGACCCTTGAGAATCTGGAGAAGTACGTGGTGAAAGATGTAAGTGTGAAGTTACTTTACTTGTGCTGTGTGACATTCGGTACTGACTAAGCAGGCAAGAAATAAACATGCTGATTTGCTTTACTAAATCACAAAACGATAAGGCTGTGATTTCTGTTGTAATAACCAAAGACAAAGTGGAAAGTTCAGATGCAGCCTTTATTCTGAGCCAGTGATCCACATGATTTTGTATTGATGTGCACAGTTTTATACGTAAAATGTAAAAGCCAGAGAAAATGTTATCAAGGTGAACACACTGGCAGAGCTCATGTTTCTTTCAGTGGTGAAAGCAATTGTGTTCCCTGCCCCTGTTTTTCTGCCCAAGCAAAGCtctctttaaaaagcaacagCTGAGCATCTTTTTAGCCACATGACAAGAAAGTTACACTTAGCCATGAGGGACTGAGGGAAAGATCTTGAAAGACTCACCAGTGTCTAGTCTCTTGAGAACCCCAAAATATGTGTTCAGCACATCTAATTGAGCAAGTTCCAGTGGTTCCCTTACTCCTGCCATCTCTGCAGTGTGCAAGGCCTCTCAGGACCACTTTCAGAGTAAGTATTTTTTAGTTTAGATGAGCTCTGTGGTAGATTATCACTTTAAAGCAGTTAACTTTGTTTCTAGTTACACGCCTACAGAATTCCTAGGTAAGTGTTCACTGAGGTAATCAGCTATTTTGGCAATGGACTGAGATTTCAGATTCAATAAAAATAGCCCCAGGAATAAATTCTCCCTAATTTGAGGTTGGAATTATAATGCGTTCCAACTTGTGGCTCGTGAGCTCAGATTTCACCTGCCTCTGGGCCCATTTCGGGAACGGACTTGGAGCTGGAGCAGATCggtgggagcagcacagggtgcCTGGCACTGTGGTTGGCAAAggcactgcagccctgctgagcccttCCCCCTCGCCTTcctcccctgggctgtgctctggaGGGGTTACCTGGATGGaccagcagctttcctggctcTGGCCAGTGCACAACACGTGAGTTTGCTTGCTCGATGGtttgatttgccttttttttgtctggTGGGATCATAGTTGAGTGTTTTTCCCATGATGTATTTATGTAACTTTTGTGTGTGACTTGGATGTTCCCCTTGGCTTCCAGGGgaagctgccactgctgctcagcCGCATGAATGAAGTGGGGAAGGTGTTTCTTGTCACGAACAGCGACTATAAATACACAGACGTAAGTGCTGCTTGAATTGTTGGGTTGGTATTTCATGGAATAAGCATAAGCCAGCCAGTCATTTGGGTTTGATGGGTCATCTTCTGGTGGAGAATCGTGTGTTTTCTAATCTACCTGTAGGGTGGGTTAGTGGTGGATGCAGATGAAGTCTTGAGTCACCTTTTGTCATCATGGTTCTGGTGCTGAGCTAGTACAGGCCTGGTTTAAGTCCCTCTGTGCTTCACTCAGTTCCTCAGCAACTAAAAGGCTGTAAGGGAAAGTGATGCACAGTTTTGGATTTTAGCATCCTTTAAAATGCAGACTTTCTCTTTCAAGTGAGATAGTCTGAGTATAGACAGGTCACGAAACCAAGGTCCTGGAGAGGTCTGAGACCCAGAAAGGGCTGTCTGCTAAGCTGAGGAATAAACACAGGTACTTCCAACTCCAGGTAAATGTCAGGACATTGCAATGCTGCTAATTAAAGATTTATATGCCATTTTAAAGCATTGCAAGATATTCCTGAAGCAGTGTGCCATTTTCTGAGGCAACTTATTTGATTATAAAAACTACTGGTTTGAGTCCTCTCATCGTCCTGTTCCATTCATTTTATCTTCAGATCTTATGCTGACTTCTGTgtaaattctaaaaataaagttCTGTAATCTGACAAgataaaatcagaaaagcatGCTTTTATAAATTACACAAATGCATGTCTAAAAGCAcatattttaatactttctttctctcttttagaAAATTATGACTTACTTGTTTGACTTTCCACATGGACCAAAGGTATGTGAATTCTGGACTGCAGTTGCAGTAGATACTGATTGTCTAATTATCTGTGTAGCTGGAAAGCATTTTAATCCTGCCTCATCGGCTGCATGGGATTAGTTGCTTTAATCTGGTTAAAATACACTTGCTGTTTTGTGTCCTGTTTGAATGGGATCAAAGCAAATACAATATAACAAAGAGAAAAGGGGCATCATCTGATCTCAAATGATAATCTGTGTTAATGATAACATTATTTCAGTGATAAAATGTCTTAACTGTGGCATTTTGTCGCCAGATTTCTTAGAAATAATGCACAATGGTTTAGAGGTTGCTTCAAAAAGCCATGATGGCAAGGAAATAGTTTTatgaaacagcagaaacatTTACGGCTGATTGTGCCTTAATTATCATAACTCCAGAAGTTTTAGtcatgctttctttttgtttttctgaggcCAAGACTCAGCCCTGCAACTTTTGGGGAAAGGTTTATTATACAAACTTTTACTGCTATTTCAGTCTCCCAGTGAGAGGCTATCTCATGTTCAAAAGATATGTTCTCACACTGCGTTAAAAGCAGAAGGCAGCCAAGAGGGAAATTTTGAGAGCATAGATTCTCACCACAACTGATAGCTAAAGAAGCCCCTTGCTGTGGTCTTGATCTCACAAAGTGCAGAAACATGGAGCAGAAAGGGCTCGGTATCCTttgggcagggctgtgtttcAAAGCCATGCATCTGAGTCCAGATATTTTCCCACTCTTGGCAAAAGCACCAGCATGGTCTTGTAAGCTGAAGCTGTGTGAAGTTGCATGTGTCTGGATCTGTGTGGGATGCCACCTTCAGGAACAGTGGCAGGGTGTCATTTACAGCATCTTTTTACatggcagctgtgccctggcagggatgTTCAGTGCTGTTCTCCTGTCTCATACTATGTCCTCAGCCTCCACTGCTAGGACTGAGATGGATGGGCTTGTGGCAAAAGGGAAATGCTTTAGGAGATGGTGCTGGCAACTCAGCACAGGAAGTATGAGCTAAGGGATTTTGATGGACCAGCAATATCACAAGGTTATGGCTATGGAAAATGACACTCCAGTTAAactctgtgtggtttttttgtgttgttccTGATTCTGGGATTTGTTTTTGCCTTTGTAGCCTGGGAGTGCTCATCGGCCATGGCAGTCCTACTTTGACCTGATCCTGGTGGATGCACGAAAACCCCTCTTCTTTGGGGAAGGCACTGTATTGCGGCAGGTGGACACGGTGAGTGGTCAGTGGAGGGTACCTCCATGGCTGGAAGGGCTCTTGCACCTCCTGTATGGCATCTTTCAGTGCCAATGGGCAATACAGTGTTTGGATAGGACCTGCCCTAGAGGTTGTGGGCTGGAGTCTCCTCTAAGTGATTCCTGAGCAGCCCCATCACCTCAAGGCTTTGCTAGCTTCCCTAACATACTGCAGGTGACAGTAGGAAAGCCACCTCTGGGCTGCTTGGGAGTGAGACAGACAAAGAGTGACATATCAATGGTATCAATATAGAAAAGATCCAGACCATCAGCTGTTCAGCACTAACACAACACCTCCTTCCACAGGTGACCGGGAAGCTGAAGATCGGTACTTACACTGGCCCGCTGCAGCACGGCATTGTGTACTCAGGAGGTGAGGCAGGAACCCTTCTCGTTCTGTGGAGTGGCTCTGATGTGGCCTTCAGCCACTCCAGCTGCGAGAGGACTTGTGCCAGGCAAGGTTGGCTTCCCAAAGTGCGTTGTTTTGTGCCCTCTGCACACTGCACCAGAAGCTCTCCATGATCAGAGCTGCACAAGTGCACGGAAGAGATGGACTCATTCCTCCTCAAATgtccttttcttccttgccaGGGAGGGCCTGGGAAATGCCTACAGGGCTTTTGGTGGaggggtggctgcagctggcctagtgcagtgtccccagctgtaCTTCAAGGTGCTGCCACCAGTGTGAACACGCTTGGAAGGTTCTGCCAAGCCAGGGAGGGGCAGTGGGTGGATACAGAGCTGTCTGTGACACCCAGGGCTCCATTACTCTCACATGGTGGGGCAGGCAGCATGGCCTCTGTTGCTGCCATTCATGTAGGGGTGTGCATAGGCAAAGCTGCTCCTGGGTGAATTCCCAGGCAGGTGAGCAGTGTCCAGGGCAGCCATGGTCGAGCAGCTGTTTTGGCTCACTGTTCTGAGCCATGCCATTCTTCTCTCAGGCTCTTCGGACACAGTCTGTGACCTGCTGGGGGCCAAAGGGAAGGATATCTTGTACATCGGAGACCATATCTTTGGAGACATCCTCAAATCCAAGAAACGCCAGGGCTGGCGGACCTTCCTGGTGATCCCCGAGCTGGCGCAGGAGCTGCACGTCTGGACAGACAAAAGCGGTCAGGAGCCGGGCAAGCCCCTGGCCAGGCTTTGCTCTTGCTTGTCTGATGCTGCACCCCTGAGATCGCCAGGGCTTAGGGGTGCAGGGGAGAGATCACCCTGGCTTGCCACTTCTCCTTTTGGCCCTTTTCACTGGGTCTGGATGCtggtggcaggagctgggtgcCTCTCTGTGGGCTAGCCTTGGGGTCCCAGGCCTTTCCTGTGCTCTTTCCCAGACCATTGTGTGTATTCAGCCAAGTGCTGCCGTGGCCacaggagaagctgcagctgggtgGGGTTAAGTTGTTCCTCATCAATAACTCCAGaacctcctctccctcttcaTATATGGAGCCGTGGCTTCTATGTTAAAAAATACTTGACAAGACCTGAGTTATTCTCCCTGTAATGCCTGAGCCCTGACTGCTCTCCCATCTGCAGGGAGTCCCTATTCaccagctgcttcctcctcGTTCCTCCCactccctctgctgctctgctgccaaagtGCTGTGTGTTTCCCATCCTCCAGCGCTCCTGCTTTTCTCCCAGGTTTGCCCTTTGGTGTGTAAATAGGGCTGGGGGTTATGCAAATTGCCCCATGGCTGGTTGGAAGAGCTGCAAAGGTTCAGCCTCGAAAATAAAAGGGCCAACCAGAAACCAAGCCCTAAGTTCTGCCCGTGGCACAGAATGATTCCTCTCTCTGCCCAGAGGCCATGAGATGCCTCCAGttgtccctgctccagtgtcCCTCTGCCGCCATGTGAGGGGAGTGGGCAGGGGACTGGATTCGCTTTCAGCACTTTCCATTTCAACAGTTTAAACTTacccttttcccctttcttttctgGATTTTCCAGCCCTTTTTGAAGAGTTGCAGAGTCTGGACATTTTCTTGGCTGAGCTGTACAAGTGAGTGTTCAAACAGTGACAatttcctgctgcctctcccagctAACGAGTGAGCGAGCGGCAATGACAAAACCTTGGGGTTGGGTTAGCTGCCGGAGCCTTGACTCAGGCCTGGGCTCTGCCCATGAGACCAACCTTCCCCTCCAGACCAGCCTCCCTCCCCCGAgccccatcccacagcatcTGCTTCTGAAAGACTTTTCACACCATGTATTTACCTTCTCGCCTGTAACTAGGCATCTGGACAGTAGCAGCAATGAACGCCCCGACATCAGCTCCATCCAGAGACGCATTAAGGTACCAATCATCAAAATCCCTTTTCATCCTTCTGGATCCCAAAGGGCTTAACAACCCAACCCCACTGCTCAGTCCTGAAATGCTTTGCTCTGCCTTTGGGTGGGCACAGCAGGCTTGGCAAAGCCACTTTGTCTCAGctcactggtgtcactggctCTCCTGAAAGGCAGCCTGGTCTGGAATAGGGTCCCTTTCCTCATGCCCACAAGCAGCACTGGCTGAAGGTGCTCATTGCTGCAGCACGCGGCAGTGGCACACACAGGCCCACAGGGGCTGTAGCCTCTGGTtcagccagccctggggtgccagcccagggcagtgctgacCCTGAGCCTTCTGCCACCTTCCTTTCTGTTACctggggctcagctgtgccctgatGCCACGGGATACAAGCACAGAAAACCTTGCTGGAGATCCTTGCAGGTCTCATGTAGCCCCCAGCCCTCAGGGTGCTCTGCCTCAGTGTTATGGCTCTGAGGTACTGCCTGCCTGGCCCAGGATCTCACCTGTCTCTTCCTCATAGAAAGTGACTCACGACATGGATATGTGCTACGGGATGATGGGGAGCCTCTTCCGCAGCGGCTCTCGGCAGACGCTGTTTGCCAGCCAGGTGATGCGCTACGCTGATCTCTATGCAGCCTCCTTCATCAACCTCCTCTACTACCCCTTCAGCTACCTCTTCAGAGCCGCCCACGTTCTGGTGAGTTCCAATCCCAGGGAGGTGGGCAGGGGTCCCAAAGGTGCCCACGCTTGTGTCCATTATCACTTCCACAGGACACAACAGCACCTTGGAGGGTTTGGTGGCAGTGGATAGACTGTAGACCAAAGAGTCACATTCTGGGGTTTGCTGTCCATGTGTCTCAgggaggcagcctggggctggggcacccCTTGTCACCTCCTCTCTCTGTTCCATGTGCAGATGCCACATGAATCCACAGTAGAGCACACGCACGTCGACATCAATGAGAAGGAGTCGCCGATGGCCACACGCAATCGCACCTCGGTGGATTTCAAAGATTCTGACTACAAGCGGCACCAACTGACCCGTTCCATCAGTGAGATCAAGCCGCCCAACCTCTTCCCCCAGGCACCTCAGGAAATCACACATTGCCAcgatgaagatgatgatgaggaagaggaagaggaagaagaggaggaagaagaataAGAAGGAAGAAACCAAGTATTTCTGAAGATAAACCATGACTCTAGCAGTGATCAGGAATGGATTCTGTTGTTGGGGCCCTTGGGGTGATGGGTTGGGGGGTGTGATTCTTGCAAAGGCACATTTTGAAAGTATTTGGAAACTTCTAACAAATTAACACTAATTAGGAGGAGAcccttgttttcagttttgcagaCGGTTCAAAAAGCTGATGGATTCTAACTGGGTGGTGCATTCAGATTGGACTGCCCGCCTGTGCTGTCATGCTACTCCCATTACATTTTGGGATGCTGAATGTTTCTCCATTTCCCATGATGTgtttaatttggttttcatttgaACAGTGTCCTGTGAACGGTTTTTGACATTTGTTACATTCTCTGTGGAGACagaagggatgtgctgggccCTGCAGGAGACAAAATTATCCAGATCCTGCTGCCCATTAGGTTGCTGCCCTTAACCCTCTGCTCCTGGGTTGCATAATCCCCCCTCCCCATGTTAGCCAGGGTGTTGCTGTGCCTTCCAGCACTCAGTTTACCTTCTGTTGGTGTGAATTTCTCTGTGTAAGTAGTTTGACTCCTCCAGCCATCATGGATGGATGTGAGATTCTTGCTCTTGCACATCTGCTGCCATATGCATTTCACCTTGTAGCCGCTTGTTACCCTCTCCCAGTGCGTCCAAGCTCTCTCACCATTGGCATGTGATGCATAATTTCCAGGGCATTTCTcaagcagctgagctgcacacTGTTCTCAAATCCTCCAGTTTCAGCAGTAAATATTAACCCAGGAGCTTGAAGCTGCTGCTTTAGCATTACATTATTCACTCTGTGTTCCTCCTGACCTTTTTGTCCTCTCAACTTTAAGTGAAGCATCCCAAAATCAACCCCAACCACCATCTGGAGTGAAAGGGCTTGTTGTGCCAGGGGGCTGCAGGCCACATGGGCCTGCCCTAAACTAGGAGACAGCACAGGCCACAGGGCCAGCCCCACGGTGGGAGCTGGAAGCTCATGGCtgtccagcagctgccctggtCTTTGGTCTGGTGCGGAGCAAGCGGAGCCTCGTTGCCGGCCGTGGTGGGCAAGGCTGCGTCCCTGGCCAAGGAGGGTGACGGCTGCTGTCTGGGGACCGGGGGAgtcccagggatgggcaggtAGTCCCGGTGCCTGAAAGCCAGACCAGGGAAGGCACGgagctggcacacagctgggcagcagTGCTCTGTGGTTTTCCTCTGAGTCATGGGTGCAGCCTCCCTTAGTCCAGCCTCTGCTGTTCGCTGCAAAGGGATTACAACGAGGGCCCTCTTGTAATGATTTTGACTGTTGTTTCAGTACCATAaactcatttaatttttttcattttaaagtaccttagtagaaaataaaaaaagaaaaactacacCACCAACATCCGagcaggaaaatgctgctctAGTGGCAGTTGTTCAAGTCAATAAATGATGATGTTTCTAAGAAATGCCTGGTGCTTTGTGGCTTTGTGTTGCTGAGATGATGAAGGCTGTGCTGGAGTTGGTGGGAAGAGATGGGACTGCCCAGTGGGGTGCCAGCAGGGTGGGGGACTGGGGAATAGTAAGAGCATCTTTGGAAATTGGTCATGTGAAGCACTGAGGAGCCGTGACAGTGGATCTTGCAGTAAGGGCACGCCTGGTCCTCACATTGCCCCAGGAAGCAATGGTGAGGCATGAGGCTTGTGTCACCACCATTTGCATCAGCCAGGAAAGCATGGGGAGAACAGAGAAACATTTTGTCTTGGACACAAAGAGTGAAGAGGGGCATTTTCAttatgggaatgggaacatcTCTACACTGCCACTACCTCCAACACTGTGTCTCGCTAGGGCTATTTCCCACAGACTACCAAGGACCActtcctgcccctctgcctctGCAAGACACATGgccagggtggcagcagggcacagcacaggctgtgctcaCCAGGAGCTGCAAATCAGCTTAAATAGACAAGAAGACCCAGGGAAGGCCGGTGCTGCCACACAAGGCTGTGCCCATCTAAGACAGGCagccttgggctgagctcaACTCTCCCCTACAAACCAACTCCTCATGCCAACCAAACCAGACCTGAGGAGGTTCCCCCATCAGCACCACCAGAGAAGGATATTCAGTACCAGGGCCCAAGGAGCCAGACAGAAAAGCAATATTAAAAGGCAACAGCTGGTGGCCAGCACTCAACACCTGACACTTAAGGGATTGCTGAAAACTCCAGAGCACTGGGTCCCTGACACCTCAGTTTTGGGATCTGGAGGGGAGCTAACATGTACCCACAGTGAGGCTGGCTGCAGGAAGGGTTCCAGGGAGCTGTTCCCGAGCCCTTTCACCAAAGGCCATGCTGGGCTCTGCTATGTTTAAACTTTGTTTCTCCAAGTATAGCTACTTGAATTTTTTAAGCTTTAGCTCAGCAGCTGGGGGAGGCATGCGGCTGCAGAAAGGGAGGTCTGGGGAGCTCCATGCATTCCTCCTTCCCAATCGGTCACCACAAATAGCtcactcccagcccagggctATTTCTGACTGAGATGGGGAAAAGAGTCTTCAAGGCTGGAGCAATGGAAAGTATTTGACCCTCACTTCATGGTGGGAAAATATTGGGCAAAGCCTGACAGTTGCGCAGGCACTGCCTGGCCTTGTACCATCCTATCCATCCCATGCTGGCTCCACCATGAAGTTGTGGTAACCATGCACCAAGAGCCATGGTGAAGCTTCTTGccctggctggcactggggacatggtcAGAGCCCAGGTTTCCAGCCCCCACCTTCCTCAGGCAGCTGCCCATGGCTGATCTGCACCAGCTGCCGCTTTCCAGAAGCTGGTGGCCTGGCAGTACCTGTGTCTCCAATCACTCTTCAGAGCCTCAGGGAAagctcctctgctctctctgcaaCCTGTGCCCCAACCCAGGGACAGACATGCTTTGCTTTTGCCCACCAGCAGTATTGTCTCCTGCAGAAAAAGCCTGGTGGAAGCAAGGTGAGCATGGGGGGAACAGGCCTCAGCCCCTGTCCCGAGCTCTCATTGACCTGATTCCTGGTTTCTCCCACTTTCCCCACCACCTCACGTCCACCTCCCCTGCTCTGTGGAGCCAGAGGGGGCTCACAGGGGCTGCACAAACCAAACCCTACCAGAGACAGGAAGCCAAGGCTCACCGCCCTTcgccacagccctgcagacatcGTGTGTTGGGCACTGCCACTTCTGACCAGATCACAGTCAtcagagctgctcccacctcctcctcctttaTGCCACCTCCTCACTCCGTAGAGCAAGGCCCAGCTGCACTCTGTACCAGGATATGCCCAACCATGATGGAGGGTGCAAAGCCCTGTGccagtccctgagcagcagccatTCCTGCTCCGGCCTGAAGCCCCAGCACGACAAACATGGATAAAGACATTCTGTAACTGCAGAGCCATCAGTCTac from Vidua chalybeata isolate OUT-0048 chromosome 8, bVidCha1 merged haplotype, whole genome shotgun sequence encodes:
- the NT5C2 gene encoding cytosolic purine 5'-nucleotidase, encoding MTTSWSDRLQNAADLPANMDGHALKKYRREAYHRVFVNRSLAMEKIKCFGFDMDYTLAVYKSPEYESLGFDLTVERLVSIGYPHELLNFVYDPAFPTRGLVFDTHYGNLLKVDAYGNLLVCAHGFNFLRGPETREQYPNKFIQRDDTDRFYILNTLFNLPETYLLACLVDFFTNCDRYTSCETGFKDGDLFMSFRSMFQDVRDAVDWVHYKGSLKEKTLENLEKYVVKDGKLPLLLSRMNEVGKVFLVTNSDYKYTDKIMTYLFDFPHGPKPGSAHRPWQSYFDLILVDARKPLFFGEGTVLRQVDTVTGKLKIGTYTGPLQHGIVYSGGSSDTVCDLLGAKGKDILYIGDHIFGDILKSKKRQGWRTFLVIPELAQELHVWTDKSALFEELQSLDIFLAELYKHLDSSSNERPDISSIQRRIKKVTHDMDMCYGMMGSLFRSGSRQTLFASQVMRYADLYAASFINLLYYPFSYLFRAAHVLMPHESTVEHTHVDINEKESPMATRNRTSVDFKDSDYKRHQLTRSISEIKPPNLFPQAPQEITHCHDEDDDEEEEEEEEEEEE